The window TCTCAGAAATTGAAGACGCCATTGATAACGGTGGGTTAAAGTTACCCTTTGTGTGGAAAGCAGCACAGTTTGGCTATGACGGTAATGGGGTTAAAATAGTACGATCTATTGCGGATTTAACAGATTTGCCTAAAGGCGAATGTATAGCAGAGCAATTAGTGCCTTTTAAAAATGAATTAGCCGTTATTGTTGCAAGAAGTGCTACCGGAGAAACGAAAACGTATCCTGTAGTCGAAATGGAGTTTCATCCAGAAGCCAATCAAGTAGAATATGTTATTTGTCCAGCAAGAATATCCCCTGAAGTTACTAAAAAAGCACAAGACATTGCTTTAAAAACATCCGAAGCGTTTAATCATGTTGGTTTATTGGCAGTCGAATTATTTCAAACCGAAGATGATCAGATTCTGATTAATGAAGTCGCACCAAGACCACATAACTCTGGACACCAAACTATTGAAGCGAGTTACACTTCGCAATTTGAACAACACATCCGCGCGGTTTTAGGATTACCATTAGGTAAAACAGATAATAAAACGGCAGCTGTTATGGTTAACCTAGTGGGCGCAGAAGATTACGCAGGCCCCGTAAAATATAAAAATATTGAAGCTATCATGGCTATGGACGGTGTAACACCGCACATATACGGGAAAAAAGAAACCCGTCCTTTTAGAAAAATGGGACATGTCACTATAATAAACGAAGATTTAAATACAGCACGTCAAATTGCTGAAGAAGTTAAAAACAGTATAAAAGTAATAAGTCAATAAAAGATGAATAAAGTAGCAGTAATAATGGGAAGCAATAGCGATATGCCAGTCATGCAAGACGCTATAGATATTTTAAAAGATTTTGAAATAGATATTGAAGTTGATATCGTATCTGCACATCGTACACCCGAAAAATTATTTGAATTTAGTAAAAACGCACATAAAAGAGGGATTAAAGTAATTATTGCGGGTGCTGGTGGCGCTGCACATTTACCAGGTATGGTAGCCTCTTTAAGTCCATTACCAATTATAGGCGTCCCTGTAAAAAGTAGCAACTCTATTGATGGATGGGATTCTGTATTATCTATCCTTCAAATGCCTGGAGGAGTTCCTGTAGCTACAGTAGCCTTAAACGGAGCTAAAAATGCTGGTATCCTAGCAGCACAAATTATAGGCGCCTCAGACCCTTTAGTTTTGGACAAAATAATAGCTTATAAAGACAATCTAAAATTAAAAGTAGAGCAAGCAGCTGAAGCTATTAAATAGTTGAAAATAGAAAACCCCAACTAAAGTTGGGGTTTTCAATCGCTATTAATCTTCTGTATGAGGTTAATATAATCTCACATCAAAAAAACCTAGTACAAATTTGCCACTTGTCCCTCTAATAGTAGAAATAACACCTCTCAAATCTTACGCTTTCGATAAAATGCATAAATAACCGTCAAAACACTGTTTTTGTGCAAAAAAAAGCCCCAAACTAAGTTTGAGGCTTCCATCGCTATTATTTTTCTATACATATGGGTATAAATACTCATATCAAAAAAACAGTTGCAAAAACGTTACTTTAATTTATAAACTCTCATAGTTGTTCAAAAACATTTTTTATTTTAGTTTAAAGGAGACATTAATACGATGAGTAACAGAAAGAGAAAAAAAACGAAAAAAAAAAGCCTCAGAAGTATCTGAGGCTTTTTATCGCTATTAATCAATAATTTTTAAGTGAGTAACCAGCTCACGGGAAAAAATCTATGCGAAAATAGACATTTATATAATTAATATGCAATAAAAATATTAATTTTAACAAAACATTTATACTACAACGTTATAATGAACATACTTTTAAAACCTTTTACTACAAATTTTAACACGGCACCATTTCAATCTATAAAAAACGAGGACTATAAACCTTCGATTTTAAAACTTATTGAAGAGGCTAAGCAAGATATTGATGTCATAGTTACCAATACTGATGCACCAACGTTTGAAAATACAATTGAAGCCTTAGAATTTGCAGGACAACAATTAGATCGTGTCACGAGTATATTTTTCAATTTAAATTCAGCTGAAACAAACGACGAGATTCAGAAAATAGCACAAGACATCTCTCCTATTTTAACCGAGTTTGGAAATGACATCACC is drawn from Psychroserpens sp. NJDZ02 and contains these coding sequences:
- a CDS encoding 5-(carboxyamino)imidazole ribonucleotide synthase, whose product is MNYFSSDFKLGILGGGQLGKMLLYDTRKFDIYTCVLDNSSEAPSRMACNEFTKGDLMDFDTVYNFGKQVNVLTIEIENVNVDALEKLENEGVKVYPSSKTLQRIQNKATQKLFYQDHNLPTAPFSRFAYVSEIEDAIDNGGLKLPFVWKAAQFGYDGNGVKIVRSIADLTDLPKGECIAEQLVPFKNELAVIVARSATGETKTYPVVEMEFHPEANQVEYVICPARISPEVTKKAQDIALKTSEAFNHVGLLAVELFQTEDDQILINEVAPRPHNSGHQTIEASYTSQFEQHIRAVLGLPLGKTDNKTAAVMVNLVGAEDYAGPVKYKNIEAIMAMDGVTPHIYGKKETRPFRKMGHVTIINEDLNTARQIAEEVKNSIKVISQ
- the purE gene encoding 5-(carboxyamino)imidazole ribonucleotide mutase produces the protein MNKVAVIMGSNSDMPVMQDAIDILKDFEIDIEVDIVSAHRTPEKLFEFSKNAHKRGIKVIIAGAGGAAHLPGMVASLSPLPIIGVPVKSSNSIDGWDSVLSILQMPGGVPVATVALNGAKNAGILAAQIIGASDPLVLDKIIAYKDNLKLKVEQAAEAIK